aaattgttgaaattttaaGTTCTGTCAGACTACGTTTATGACACGTATGTCAGAATGTGATCACTCTATTTGTTAAACATTTGTCTTTTGATCTCCCAAAAGataaacagaaagaaaaatCGTTGAAATCCCCCACTGCACTCATTATACTCAGCTTATCACGACTCAGTGAGGCCCTAATGAGCCGAGATCGGTTGATTATTTCGCCTGATTAGGCGCGGTATGACCGAGGTGACGGGAAAAAAATGTCCGAACGCCGAAATCTGTTCTAAACGATGTCGTGAAATATGccagaaatgaaaaacaacatgTCTGTGGTTTGAAATAAAGTAATCGTGTGTGAATTTTGACGAGTTTAACACGCTATAAAGAAAAGAGCTAGAGACCGCGGAGAAGTTAGAACAGGAGAGTTTTTGCTTCAATGGAAAACTTAAGACTTAAAACGAGAAACGTTTTCTTGACAGAGAAAATAACTTGTAGGCGAGAAGCACCACTATATTGTTGTCTTTGAGTGAATCAAggagaaaaaatattatgttaaGTTTCCTATTGTTGAGAAATCCGgtgataaaaaagattttaaagttttaaaagcgTTGTTTATTTCTACTCTGAATAAATCACTTACCAGTAATGTTATTTTAATGATCTGTACAATATGTTTTGGTGAAAAGAAATAGAGTAGGTGTGAAACGTCAGTCTAAACTAACGAGTACCTGATATGTAACGAATATCCCAACATTAAGGAAATTTTGAGGCACGCTGAGAGTTTATCgagtaaaaagatattaaattttaaCTACATAAGCAAAACTTTAatatgaaagaaagaaaaaaaccctccAAGTTTAATGTACAAAAGACACACAGGGCCGGATCATTAGATGAAATAGATGAGATTGGGGGATCGGGATTTTGATGTTTTGTGGGGATTACACGAAGCTGAAGACGCGGGGTTGTTACTGAAGATAGAAACAGGACGATAGGGCACGCAATCCATTTCATCTCAGTCTTATACAGCAGATTATGTTAATTAAACATTCTCAAAGATTATTATTGCGTTATAGCTTGGATTTCCTGATGAAATACTGAGTAGTTGAACCAAatctgtaaaaaagaaaaaaatatgtttgagaAAATTAAAGGGCAGCCTACAATTACTGGATGAGAACAAGGAAATGTACTGCAATGGGATTCCGTGAATCTTTGTTCCCATAACAGAGGTCTGTTTGCTACCAATCTGAACTGGATAAATTAATTTAACGATAGACTTGGTTCCAATCACTGTGATTCGGTACAGGTTGTTCCAGGGTCAGTGAAATTAACATCAGGTCTCCCCTGAGTGGCACTCACCCTCCTCTGTGCCCTGTATGTAAACCAGATACACCATTGTCTAGTTGTCCCTGATGAATTCTTCAGTTAGTTGTCTTTGATAGTGTCGAAACGTCTTTAAGAAATTCCATTTAATTAAATGGAtggtttgtattttgtttttccccgcgaaaaaataaataaataattttaaaaaatcaaacctCTTAGAAGGTAATAATAAACCGATGAATTATAAAACTTACAGTGCACCAATTTCTAATTCTTCAATACATCACAAGAAATAATATTACAACAACTGTTCGATTTTCAACCAAACGTTGCTCCTTTATTCTTCGTTCTAAGAAAAAGGAATGGAAccatgaataaagaaaaaggaaTGGAAccatgaataaagaaaaaggaaTGGAACCATAAATATTCAAACAGATAAAAATGTTGTTAATTTGTTTCCAGTAACCTTTTAGTAGGAGCAGCTgcaaaacggttaaacacacgGGTAGAGCTATATATACGTGAGCTTTATAGTCACATATATTTCAGATTCCAACTCGCACGACTTAATATCAGCGTCCCACTGCACCGTGTTGTATACCTGAATACTGCTTTGTTCAGACACAGTGATCAATTAACCTTGTAAAGGAGTTAATGAATACAAACTGCAGAGGTAAAAACCCGATTCCATTATCTCATTAACTGTGTAGTAGTAAGCAAGCGAGTTCACCTGTCTTGGAGAAAACCTACATTGTAGAAAATCGGTGCTAAagtgagaaagagagagagcgagagcgaAAGTTAAAACAGATAGAGGGATTAAGTTGCCGCGTAAATGTGTACTATAAAAATTCAACAGCTAGTAACAAAACATTAGGTCAACAAAAACTAAGATTGCTCtctacaaaaacaaattaagatGCCTAACCTAAAGAACACACGATGAAcagaatgaaaatatacaacTGCCTGCATAGAGAGTGACAGTACTAGCAGAATACATGGCAATACGGCTCTGCATCGAGAGTGGGCCGATTAGTTTGTCAGAACCATTAGCAGGGGGATTTATTTGGATGATCATTTGAACATCCGTCTTAGACGGCACAATTTGTCTTCAAAAGAGGCCTCTTCTTCACGGGAATTGCATTGGACATGCAATggttaaaacatatttcattaacCTGGTACAGATGTTAGGAGTAAATTTTACCTCAACTTTTTACCAGTACGTCTTCCAAGTCAAACCTTTTACAAACTAGTTTTTGGCTTAACTCCCTATTGTATTTCTGGAGGCAACATTCCTTTTCAGTTTTGCTGATCCAAGAACATCATATTTAATGTGTGTAAGGAATTAGATGTTTTTAGAGTGAATATAAAATAAGTATTACGAAAACCAAACGTATAATATATGGATGTCAAGATccagttaaatgaaaaaaaaaccctcaaaaatatgaaactgaaaaactataatttataaaatcatttttttctggtTGAGgacttaaggtacctcacttcACAtaaacttatactttttaagacactacgtcacaagatggcgatttaaatgttttgttaaactgtttatatcgttcgattggTTTGCATATCGTCGTAggtcagtggttaaagtattgagcttctgaaccgcagatcaagagttcgaatccgcctggagcttttgttcatgtttattgaattaaattttcgaaaatgtaattgttctaaaattgcacatttttttttgcctatttgacttaaataattcttatccattatgatttCTATCACAATGAattaattttctgctgatttgagtaaatatttcaaggtgtagtgagccaccttaatgaTTATTACTTTCGAATATAATTTCAGATATATCCAAGTTAACAATATTCGGCGACAGTAGCGGAAGTGGACAAGGAAAGACTGACGTCATAGAAGATACCCGGATTAAGACGCTGGAGAGACGATCTTTCCGCGGGAACATGCGCCTAAAAGAAATCACGATGTCTGGTAACAACCTGGGCATCCTCTATCCGTACGTTTTCTACCACCTACGAGATCTGAAGATTCTTAATTTGCCAAACAACAATATCCGCCATATGTCGGCGGCTGCGTTTCACGGGCTGTTTAGCTTGCACGAACTGAATCTGTCGGACAACATGATTCGCTTTTTGCCGACTCCTGTATTCAATTACCTCCGTGAATTGCGAAGCGTTAATTTGAATGGCAATAAAATCAGAGCCATACAAAGAAATATGTTCCGAGCTCTGGGTAAGCTGGAGAAACTCGACTTGTCGAGAAACAATATAACAGATATGTACGATGATACTTTCAGATATAATTCGGAACTGACTGAACTTTACCTCAGTGGAAACCGGTTATGGAAACTCCGACCGGAATGGTTCCAAACATTACCTAAACTCAAAAGTCTGTCCCTGAGGGGTAACATGATAAAAACCGTAGAGCCCAATACGTTCACTAACCTCCCTAACCTCAAAGAACTCCTACTCTCCGCCAACATGCTTCAGACCCTGAAAGACGGGGCCTTCAAAAACCTGAAGAGACTGGACATCCTCGACGTGTCCACCAACGATCTGACGACCGTCCCTACTTCCTGCTTCGAGGACCTTCAATCTTTGCATGAGCTTTACCTGGGGAAAAACAAACTGTCCATCATTAGGAACGGAACGTTTAGTTTTGGCGGTAATCTGAAGAGACTGGATCTGTCGGGTAACTTAATAGACACTGTAGAAAGAGAGGCCCTCTACCCGATCAACCAAGTTCATACCGTGGACTTCTCAAAGAACAAAGTCCGAGTGCTCACCAAAGACTTTATTAACGGTCTACATAACCTTCAAGACCTTAACTTTGCCGATAACTTCATTGAGGACATCGAGGAAAGCGCATTCATTGGAGCAGTAAAGCTCTCGCAGTTAAACCTCAAGTCCAACAATTTAAGCAGCATCGGCCAGAAAACCTTTGAACCGTTGACAATATTAAAGTCTTTGGACTTGGGACACAACAAGATTAGCAACATTCACCCCAGTGGTTTATCAACACTTAGAAACTTACGGTCCTTAAACATCAATGACAACAAATTACCAAAACTAGAGGGTAACATGTTTTTATCGTTGTTTAAACTTCTCGAGTTGGATGTTTCAAACAACAGGATCAACGAGTTGTCAAACAACAGTTTCGTAGGCCTACATAATTTGGAGGACCTTGATCTGGAATCTAATAACATCCACACCATTGCTCCCGAAACCTTTAGATCCTTGCCTAGAATTGTTACTCTTGATCTCAAAGGAAATAAACTAATAAGTTTTAATTTCTCGGTAATATCTGAGCTGCCATACTTATCAATGGTTGACCTAAGCGAGAACAAAC
This genomic window from Magallana gigas chromosome 5, xbMagGiga1.1, whole genome shotgun sequence contains:
- the LOC105319673 gene encoding insulin-like growth factor-binding protein complex acid labile subunit — its product is MNGLYLFCVGVVVLGLASRGCGYSTYPRRYNRDSVWGTCPQHCRCMTLNSRGTRGLLDTWGEEQVSEKTLKYFSGGINDEAARNGRSMVCQGLRTLPDPIPADISKLTIFGDSSGSGQGKTDVIEDTRIKTLERRSFRGNMRLKEITMSGNNLGILYPYVFYHLRDLKILNLPNNNIRHMSAAAFHGLFSLHELNLSDNMIRFLPTPVFNYLRELRSVNLNGNKIRAIQRNMFRALGKLEKLDLSRNNITDMYDDTFRYNSELTELYLSGNRLWKLRPEWFQTLPKLKSLSLRGNMIKTVEPNTFTNLPNLKELLLSANMLQTLKDGAFKNLKRLDILDVSTNDLTTVPTSCFEDLQSLHELYLGKNKLSIIRNGTFSFGGNLKRLDLSGNLIDTVEREALYPINQVHTVDFSKNKVRVLTKDFINGLHNLQDLNFADNFIEDIEESAFIGAVKLSQLNLKSNNLSSIGQKTFEPLTILKSLDLGHNKISNIHPSGLSTLRNLRSLNINDNKLPKLEGNMFLSLFKLLELDVSNNRINELSNNSFVGLHNLEDLDLESNNIHTIAPETFRSLPRIVTLDLKGNKLISFNFSVISELPYLSMVDLSENKLFNIQIGNDVKLRLTELSLSKNNLKELSERIKRIMSSSSLLLLDGNPWTCNCKAKWLKDPMLSRQIRVHSSNDVICKSPNKLHGKKLFDLTDKDLSCQTTKDRNSTALQMCEASTFVKKRWYTPRSVRKALLSRHATIVDDKGAPIVNGIMVSEDWVLTIGTRANEILQSTNPNSVRVKVGRTKGYRNIVRTFVHPLVQYGSEFNVALLRLRYHKRTPDQSCIISSKQYSVLTSIFKHIIVTTRMTGKTGKFAKLKPRKGRISKPCSQKNLICATIKRPKRPLMLMEGSPMYLGHNGDYRLAGIGVNVPAVKDYKYDFIPLWSVSNWVQDVLDEYNAKCHFNSRGVDVCEELSLPTLKDMEDRIRRPEQH